In one Siniperca chuatsi isolate FFG_IHB_CAS linkage group LG14, ASM2008510v1, whole genome shotgun sequence genomic region, the following are encoded:
- the LOC122888700 gene encoding vasodilator-stimulated phosphoprotein-like isoform X3, which produces MGESSICQVRATVMLYDDIKKCWVPAGSDSHSFSRVQIYHNPMANTFRVVGRKLQADQQVVINCPLIKGMKYNQATPSFHQWRDPKQVWGLNFGSKEDAALFANSMMHALEAVNAPAGTGAAQDGLSAQELEHQRRLECQRQEQLEKERLERERQTSAAASAPPAPSAPPAAPPAPPAPPPPPGPPPSSGLCPPAPPPPPPGGMILPAPPPPPAGGSGGGGGNNLAAALAGAKLRKTVKDELETAPVPKPASSSGGGGGGGGGLMGEMSAILARRRKAADNPAAKKVEPCIEDSDCSVSKFSGPREINGKPKEKSATMPRMKVVKKDSDGAGSDIDMERIKQEILEEVKKELQKVKDEIITALIQELQSAQPKGEVS; this is translated from the exons ATGGG TGAGTCCAGTATCTGCCAGGTGAGAGCAACAGTCATGCTGTATGATGACATCAAAAAGTGCTGGGTGCCGGCAGGATCTGACAGTCATTCCTTCAGCCGTGTCCAGATTTATCACAACCCCATGGCCAACACCTTCAGAGTGGTGGGCCGCAAACTGCAGGCTGACCAGCAG GTTGTGATCAACTGTCCCCTTATCAAAGGGATGAAGTACAATCAAGCCACACCAAGCTTCCACCAGTGGCGGGATCCCAAACAGGTGTGGGGGCTGAACTTTGGCAGTAAAGAGGATGCTGCTCTTTTTGCTAACTCCATGATGCATGCATTAGAGGCTGTCAATGCACCGGCGGGCACAG GCGCAGCTCAGGATGGACTCTCTGCCCAAGAGCTGGAACACCAGAGAAG ACTAGAGTGTCAGAGGCAGGAACAGCTGGAGAAGGAGcgtctggagagagagaggcagacctCCGCTGCTGCATCTGCCCCTCCTGCTCCTTCTGCCCCACCAGCAGCTCCACCCGCCCCACCAGCACCCCCACCACCTCCAGGCCCACCGCCTTCTTCTGGACTGTGCCCACCGgcacctccaccacctcctcctggGGGCATGATCCTACCTGCACCACCCCCGCCTCCTGCTGGAGgaagtggaggtggagggggaaaCAATCTGGCTGCAGCTCTGGCAGGAGCCAAACTGCGTAAAACAGTCAAG GATGAGTTAGAAACAGCCCCAGTCCCCAAACCAGCATCCtcatctggaggaggaggaggtggaggtggtggtctAATGGGAGAAATGAGTGCCATCCTTGCTAGGAG GAGGAAAGCTGCTGATAATCCTGCTGCAAAAAAGGTAGAACCTTGCATT GAGGACTCTGACTGCTCAGTATCAAAATTCTCAGGACCACGAG AAATCAATGGAAAGCCCAAGGAAAAATCTGCCACCATGCCAAG AATGAAAGTGGTGAAAAAGGACTCAGATGGTGCAGGAAGTGATATTGATATGGAACGAATCAAACAG GAAATTCTTGAAGAAGTGAAAAAAGAACTTCAAAAAGTGAAGGACGAGATTATCACAG CACTGATCCAGGAGCTGCAAAGTGCACAGCCAAAGGGTGAAGTCTCCTGA
- the LOC122888700 gene encoding vasodilator-stimulated phosphoprotein-like isoform X5: protein MGESSICQVRATVMLYDDIKKCWVPAGSDSHSFSRVQIYHNPMANTFRVVGRKLQADQQVVINCPLIKGMKYNQATPSFHQWRDPKQVWGLNFGSKEDAALFANSMMHALEAVNAPAGTGAAQDGLSAQELEHQRRLECQRQEQLEKERLERERQTSAAASAPPAPSAPPAAPPAPPAPPPPPGPPPSSGLCPPAPPPPPPGGMILPAPPPPPAGGSGGGGGNNLAAALAGAKLRKTVKDELETAPVPKPASSSGGGGGGGGGLMGEMSAILARRRKAADNPAAKKVEPCIEDSDCSVSKFSGPREINGKPKEKSATMPRSHVGHRKRRDFASLWLHPVKAWIPPENKLQHRNLAYNFPSLYPSHAVY from the exons ATGGG TGAGTCCAGTATCTGCCAGGTGAGAGCAACAGTCATGCTGTATGATGACATCAAAAAGTGCTGGGTGCCGGCAGGATCTGACAGTCATTCCTTCAGCCGTGTCCAGATTTATCACAACCCCATGGCCAACACCTTCAGAGTGGTGGGCCGCAAACTGCAGGCTGACCAGCAG GTTGTGATCAACTGTCCCCTTATCAAAGGGATGAAGTACAATCAAGCCACACCAAGCTTCCACCAGTGGCGGGATCCCAAACAGGTGTGGGGGCTGAACTTTGGCAGTAAAGAGGATGCTGCTCTTTTTGCTAACTCCATGATGCATGCATTAGAGGCTGTCAATGCACCGGCGGGCACAG GCGCAGCTCAGGATGGACTCTCTGCCCAAGAGCTGGAACACCAGAGAAG ACTAGAGTGTCAGAGGCAGGAACAGCTGGAGAAGGAGcgtctggagagagagaggcagacctCCGCTGCTGCATCTGCCCCTCCTGCTCCTTCTGCCCCACCAGCAGCTCCACCCGCCCCACCAGCACCCCCACCACCTCCAGGCCCACCGCCTTCTTCTGGACTGTGCCCACCGgcacctccaccacctcctcctggGGGCATGATCCTACCTGCACCACCCCCGCCTCCTGCTGGAGgaagtggaggtggagggggaaaCAATCTGGCTGCAGCTCTGGCAGGAGCCAAACTGCGTAAAACAGTCAAG GATGAGTTAGAAACAGCCCCAGTCCCCAAACCAGCATCCtcatctggaggaggaggaggtggaggtggtggtctAATGGGAGAAATGAGTGCCATCCTTGCTAGGAG GAGGAAAGCTGCTGATAATCCTGCTGCAAAAAAGGTAGAACCTTGCATT GAGGACTCTGACTGCTCAGTATCAAAATTCTCAGGACCACGAG AAATCAATGGAAAGCCCAAGGAAAAATCTGCCACCATGCCAAG gtCCCATGTGGGACACCGGAAGAGGAGGGACTTCGCCTCACTATGGCTGCACCCGGTCAAGGCATGGATTCCTCCGGAGAACAAGCTGCAACATAGAAACCTCGCCTACAATTTCCCCTCGCTCTATCCCTCCCATGCAGTCTATTGA
- the LOC122888700 gene encoding vasodilator-stimulated phosphoprotein-like isoform X6, translating into MGESSICQVRATVMLYDDIKKCWVPAGSDSHSFSRVQIYHNPMANTFRVVGRKLQADQQVVINCPLIKGMKYNQATPSFHQWRDPKQVWGLNFGSKEDAALFANSMMHALEAVNAPAGTGAAQDGLSAQELEHQRRLECQRQEQLEKERLERERQTSAAASAPPAPSAPPAAPPAPPAPPPPPGPPPSSGLCPPAPPPPPPGGMILPAPPPPPAGGSGGGGGNNLAAALAGAKLRKTVKDELETAPVPKPASSSGGGGGGGGGLMGEMSAILARRRKAADNPAAKKEDSDCSVSKFSGPREINGKPKEKSATMPRSHVGHRKRRDFASLWLHPVKAWIPPENKLQHRNLAYNFPSLYPSHAVY; encoded by the exons ATGGG TGAGTCCAGTATCTGCCAGGTGAGAGCAACAGTCATGCTGTATGATGACATCAAAAAGTGCTGGGTGCCGGCAGGATCTGACAGTCATTCCTTCAGCCGTGTCCAGATTTATCACAACCCCATGGCCAACACCTTCAGAGTGGTGGGCCGCAAACTGCAGGCTGACCAGCAG GTTGTGATCAACTGTCCCCTTATCAAAGGGATGAAGTACAATCAAGCCACACCAAGCTTCCACCAGTGGCGGGATCCCAAACAGGTGTGGGGGCTGAACTTTGGCAGTAAAGAGGATGCTGCTCTTTTTGCTAACTCCATGATGCATGCATTAGAGGCTGTCAATGCACCGGCGGGCACAG GCGCAGCTCAGGATGGACTCTCTGCCCAAGAGCTGGAACACCAGAGAAG ACTAGAGTGTCAGAGGCAGGAACAGCTGGAGAAGGAGcgtctggagagagagaggcagacctCCGCTGCTGCATCTGCCCCTCCTGCTCCTTCTGCCCCACCAGCAGCTCCACCCGCCCCACCAGCACCCCCACCACCTCCAGGCCCACCGCCTTCTTCTGGACTGTGCCCACCGgcacctccaccacctcctcctggGGGCATGATCCTACCTGCACCACCCCCGCCTCCTGCTGGAGgaagtggaggtggagggggaaaCAATCTGGCTGCAGCTCTGGCAGGAGCCAAACTGCGTAAAACAGTCAAG GATGAGTTAGAAACAGCCCCAGTCCCCAAACCAGCATCCtcatctggaggaggaggaggtggaggtggtggtctAATGGGAGAAATGAGTGCCATCCTTGCTAGGAG GAGGAAAGCTGCTGATAATCCTGCTGCAAAAAAG GAGGACTCTGACTGCTCAGTATCAAAATTCTCAGGACCACGAG AAATCAATGGAAAGCCCAAGGAAAAATCTGCCACCATGCCAAG gtCCCATGTGGGACACCGGAAGAGGAGGGACTTCGCCTCACTATGGCTGCACCCGGTCAAGGCATGGATTCCTCCGGAGAACAAGCTGCAACATAGAAACCTCGCCTACAATTTCCCCTCGCTCTATCCCTCCCATGCAGTCTATTGA
- the LOC122888700 gene encoding vasodilator-stimulated phosphoprotein-like isoform X4 → MGESSICQVRATVMLYDDIKKCWVPAGSDSHSFSRVQIYHNPMANTFRVVGRKLQADQQVVINCPLIKGMKYNQATPSFHQWRDPKQVWGLNFGSKEDAALFANSMMHALEAVNAPAGTGAAQDGLSAQELEHQRRLECQRQEQLEKERLERERQTSAAASAPPAPSAPPAAPPAPPAPPPPPGPPPSSGLCPPAPPPPPPGGMILPAPPPPPAGGSGGGGGNNLAAALAGAKLRKTVKDELETAPVPKPASSSGGGGGGGGGLMGEMSAILARRRKAADNPAAKKEDSDCSVSKFSGPREINGKPKEKSATMPRMKVVKKDSDGAGSDIDMERIKQEILEEVKKELQKVKDEIITALIQELQSAQPKGEVS, encoded by the exons ATGGG TGAGTCCAGTATCTGCCAGGTGAGAGCAACAGTCATGCTGTATGATGACATCAAAAAGTGCTGGGTGCCGGCAGGATCTGACAGTCATTCCTTCAGCCGTGTCCAGATTTATCACAACCCCATGGCCAACACCTTCAGAGTGGTGGGCCGCAAACTGCAGGCTGACCAGCAG GTTGTGATCAACTGTCCCCTTATCAAAGGGATGAAGTACAATCAAGCCACACCAAGCTTCCACCAGTGGCGGGATCCCAAACAGGTGTGGGGGCTGAACTTTGGCAGTAAAGAGGATGCTGCTCTTTTTGCTAACTCCATGATGCATGCATTAGAGGCTGTCAATGCACCGGCGGGCACAG GCGCAGCTCAGGATGGACTCTCTGCCCAAGAGCTGGAACACCAGAGAAG ACTAGAGTGTCAGAGGCAGGAACAGCTGGAGAAGGAGcgtctggagagagagaggcagacctCCGCTGCTGCATCTGCCCCTCCTGCTCCTTCTGCCCCACCAGCAGCTCCACCCGCCCCACCAGCACCCCCACCACCTCCAGGCCCACCGCCTTCTTCTGGACTGTGCCCACCGgcacctccaccacctcctcctggGGGCATGATCCTACCTGCACCACCCCCGCCTCCTGCTGGAGgaagtggaggtggagggggaaaCAATCTGGCTGCAGCTCTGGCAGGAGCCAAACTGCGTAAAACAGTCAAG GATGAGTTAGAAACAGCCCCAGTCCCCAAACCAGCATCCtcatctggaggaggaggaggtggaggtggtggtctAATGGGAGAAATGAGTGCCATCCTTGCTAGGAG GAGGAAAGCTGCTGATAATCCTGCTGCAAAAAAG GAGGACTCTGACTGCTCAGTATCAAAATTCTCAGGACCACGAG AAATCAATGGAAAGCCCAAGGAAAAATCTGCCACCATGCCAAG AATGAAAGTGGTGAAAAAGGACTCAGATGGTGCAGGAAGTGATATTGATATGGAACGAATCAAACAG GAAATTCTTGAAGAAGTGAAAAAAGAACTTCAAAAAGTGAAGGACGAGATTATCACAG CACTGATCCAGGAGCTGCAAAGTGCACAGCCAAAGGGTGAAGTCTCCTGA
- the LOC122888700 gene encoding vasodilator-stimulated phosphoprotein-like isoform X1 — protein sequence MGESSICQVRATVMLYDDIKKCWVPAGSDSHSFSRVQIYHNPMANTFRVVGRKLQADQQVVINCPLIKGMKYNQATPSFHQWRDPKQVWGLNFGSKEDAALFANSMMHALEAVNAPAGTGAAQDGLSAQELEHQRRLECQRQEQLEKERLERERQTSAAASAPPAPSAPPAAPPAPPAPPPPPGPPPSSGLCPPAPPPPPPGGMILPAPPPPPAGGSGGGGGNNLAAALAGAKLRKTVKDELETAPVPKPASSSGGGGGGGGGLMGEMSAILARRRKAADNPAAKKVEPCIEDSDCSVSKFSGPREINGKPKEKSATMPRPKSLTNNQRDSSPSPSSSTSPSSNSATTAVSRMKVVKKDSDGAGSDIDMERIKQEILEEVKKELQKVKDEIITALIQELQSAQPKGEVS from the exons ATGGG TGAGTCCAGTATCTGCCAGGTGAGAGCAACAGTCATGCTGTATGATGACATCAAAAAGTGCTGGGTGCCGGCAGGATCTGACAGTCATTCCTTCAGCCGTGTCCAGATTTATCACAACCCCATGGCCAACACCTTCAGAGTGGTGGGCCGCAAACTGCAGGCTGACCAGCAG GTTGTGATCAACTGTCCCCTTATCAAAGGGATGAAGTACAATCAAGCCACACCAAGCTTCCACCAGTGGCGGGATCCCAAACAGGTGTGGGGGCTGAACTTTGGCAGTAAAGAGGATGCTGCTCTTTTTGCTAACTCCATGATGCATGCATTAGAGGCTGTCAATGCACCGGCGGGCACAG GCGCAGCTCAGGATGGACTCTCTGCCCAAGAGCTGGAACACCAGAGAAG ACTAGAGTGTCAGAGGCAGGAACAGCTGGAGAAGGAGcgtctggagagagagaggcagacctCCGCTGCTGCATCTGCCCCTCCTGCTCCTTCTGCCCCACCAGCAGCTCCACCCGCCCCACCAGCACCCCCACCACCTCCAGGCCCACCGCCTTCTTCTGGACTGTGCCCACCGgcacctccaccacctcctcctggGGGCATGATCCTACCTGCACCACCCCCGCCTCCTGCTGGAGgaagtggaggtggagggggaaaCAATCTGGCTGCAGCTCTGGCAGGAGCCAAACTGCGTAAAACAGTCAAG GATGAGTTAGAAACAGCCCCAGTCCCCAAACCAGCATCCtcatctggaggaggaggaggtggaggtggtggtctAATGGGAGAAATGAGTGCCATCCTTGCTAGGAG GAGGAAAGCTGCTGATAATCCTGCTGCAAAAAAGGTAGAACCTTGCATT GAGGACTCTGACTGCTCAGTATCAAAATTCTCAGGACCACGAG AAATCAATGGAAAGCCCAAGGAAAAATCTGCCACCATGCCAAG GCCCAAATCCTTAACCAACAATCAAAGGGACTCCAGCCCAAGTCCCAGCTCCTCCACTTCTCCCTCCTCTAACTCTGCCACTACCGCTGTGTCCAG AATGAAAGTGGTGAAAAAGGACTCAGATGGTGCAGGAAGTGATATTGATATGGAACGAATCAAACAG GAAATTCTTGAAGAAGTGAAAAAAGAACTTCAAAAAGTGAAGGACGAGATTATCACAG CACTGATCCAGGAGCTGCAAAGTGCACAGCCAAAGGGTGAAGTCTCCTGA
- the LOC122888700 gene encoding vasodilator-stimulated phosphoprotein-like isoform X2 → MGESSICQVRATVMLYDDIKKCWVPAGSDSHSFSRVQIYHNPMANTFRVVGRKLQADQQVVINCPLIKGMKYNQATPSFHQWRDPKQVWGLNFGSKEDAALFANSMMHALEAVNAPAGTGAAQDGLSAQELEHQRRLECQRQEQLEKERLERERQTSAAASAPPAPSAPPAAPPAPPAPPPPPGPPPSSGLCPPAPPPPPPGGMILPAPPPPPAGGSGGGGGNNLAAALAGAKLRKTVKDELETAPVPKPASSSGGGGGGGGGLMGEMSAILARRRKAADNPAAKKEDSDCSVSKFSGPREINGKPKEKSATMPRPKSLTNNQRDSSPSPSSSTSPSSNSATTAVSRMKVVKKDSDGAGSDIDMERIKQEILEEVKKELQKVKDEIITALIQELQSAQPKGEVS, encoded by the exons ATGGG TGAGTCCAGTATCTGCCAGGTGAGAGCAACAGTCATGCTGTATGATGACATCAAAAAGTGCTGGGTGCCGGCAGGATCTGACAGTCATTCCTTCAGCCGTGTCCAGATTTATCACAACCCCATGGCCAACACCTTCAGAGTGGTGGGCCGCAAACTGCAGGCTGACCAGCAG GTTGTGATCAACTGTCCCCTTATCAAAGGGATGAAGTACAATCAAGCCACACCAAGCTTCCACCAGTGGCGGGATCCCAAACAGGTGTGGGGGCTGAACTTTGGCAGTAAAGAGGATGCTGCTCTTTTTGCTAACTCCATGATGCATGCATTAGAGGCTGTCAATGCACCGGCGGGCACAG GCGCAGCTCAGGATGGACTCTCTGCCCAAGAGCTGGAACACCAGAGAAG ACTAGAGTGTCAGAGGCAGGAACAGCTGGAGAAGGAGcgtctggagagagagaggcagacctCCGCTGCTGCATCTGCCCCTCCTGCTCCTTCTGCCCCACCAGCAGCTCCACCCGCCCCACCAGCACCCCCACCACCTCCAGGCCCACCGCCTTCTTCTGGACTGTGCCCACCGgcacctccaccacctcctcctggGGGCATGATCCTACCTGCACCACCCCCGCCTCCTGCTGGAGgaagtggaggtggagggggaaaCAATCTGGCTGCAGCTCTGGCAGGAGCCAAACTGCGTAAAACAGTCAAG GATGAGTTAGAAACAGCCCCAGTCCCCAAACCAGCATCCtcatctggaggaggaggaggtggaggtggtggtctAATGGGAGAAATGAGTGCCATCCTTGCTAGGAG GAGGAAAGCTGCTGATAATCCTGCTGCAAAAAAG GAGGACTCTGACTGCTCAGTATCAAAATTCTCAGGACCACGAG AAATCAATGGAAAGCCCAAGGAAAAATCTGCCACCATGCCAAG GCCCAAATCCTTAACCAACAATCAAAGGGACTCCAGCCCAAGTCCCAGCTCCTCCACTTCTCCCTCCTCTAACTCTGCCACTACCGCTGTGTCCAG AATGAAAGTGGTGAAAAAGGACTCAGATGGTGCAGGAAGTGATATTGATATGGAACGAATCAAACAG GAAATTCTTGAAGAAGTGAAAAAAGAACTTCAAAAAGTGAAGGACGAGATTATCACAG CACTGATCCAGGAGCTGCAAAGTGCACAGCCAAAGGGTGAAGTCTCCTGA